One Candidatus Synechococcus calcipolaris G9 genomic window carries:
- a CDS encoding permease, with amino-acid sequence MDPVNQLQSGFTLFLSLLVEAFPFLLLGVLLSSLLLLFVNERKLIKLLPRSPILGALVGSLIGFLFPVCECGNVPVARRLLMQGMPTSVAIGFLLAAPTINPVVIWATWIAFRDQPEIVVFRILFSLAIATTVGWVFSSQKDLRPFLQPTMTAVMPRPTPPPATTTAVPSLLKSGTYLLGQPGQPLAMETLAATLEPPAIAAPPIPWQNRFPLLLDNIIQELRELGGILVLGSLVAAIIQVAAPRELILSLGQGPIISVITMMILATVISICSTVDAFFALAFAATFTPGSLLAFLVLGPMVDLKGLGLLLTIFRPRALVYIFVLVAQLTFLFCLFINLRWS; translated from the coding sequence ATGGATCCTGTTAATCAACTTCAAAGTGGCTTCACACTATTTCTTAGCTTATTAGTCGAGGCCTTTCCCTTCCTGCTCCTAGGGGTATTGCTCTCCAGTTTACTGTTGCTGTTTGTCAATGAACGAAAACTCATTAAGCTGTTGCCCCGTTCGCCTATCCTGGGGGCTTTAGTCGGTAGCCTCATTGGCTTTTTATTCCCCGTCTGTGAGTGTGGCAATGTCCCCGTTGCGCGGCGGCTCCTAATGCAGGGAATGCCCACCTCCGTCGCCATTGGCTTTTTGTTGGCCGCTCCGACGATCAATCCGGTCGTCATCTGGGCAACCTGGATTGCCTTTCGGGATCAACCGGAAATCGTTGTTTTTAGAATTCTCTTTTCCCTGGCGATCGCCACGACCGTTGGTTGGGTCTTTAGTAGCCAAAAGGATCTCCGCCCCTTTCTCCAGCCGACAATGACCGCCGTGATGCCCCGGCCCACGCCCCCCCCCGCTACCACCACCGCTGTCCCTAGCCTATTGAAATCCGGAACCTATCTCCTGGGGCAACCCGGTCAACCCCTAGCCATGGAAACCCTGGCAGCTACCCTAGAGCCACCGGCGATCGCCGCACCACCCATTCCCTGGCAAAACCGCTTCCCCCTTCTCTTGGACAATATCATCCAAGAACTACGGGAACTGGGGGGAATTTTAGTCCTAGGAAGTCTAGTTGCAGCCATTATTCAGGTGGCAGCCCCCCGCGAGTTAATTTTGAGCCTAGGTCAGGGGCCGATCATTTCCGTGATCACGATGATGATTTTGGCGACGGTCATCTCCATCTGCTCGACGGTGGATGCTTTTTTTGCCCTTGCCTTTGCGGCCACATTTACGCCGGGTTCTCTCCTTGCCTTTTTAGTTCTGGGCCCCATGGTCGATCTAAAGGGTTTGGGATTACTACTCACTATTTTTCGTCCCCGGGCCCTAGTCTATATTTTCGTCCTCGTCGCCCAACTTACCTTTTTGTTTTGCTTGTTCATCAATTTGCGTTGGAGCTAG
- the lipA gene encoding lipoyl synthase, giving the protein MVVKPDWLRVKAPQWQRVGAVKELLRDLSLNTVCEEASCPNIGECFNHGTATFLIMGPACTRACPYCDIDFEKKPQPLDDSESLRLAEAVRRMNLNHVVITSVNRDDLGDGGASQFVACIAAIRGQMPQTTIEVLIPDLCGNGSALETILAAQPQVLNHNTETVPRLYRRVRPQGDYQRSLDLLERVHHQAPWIYSKSGIMVGLGETPQEVEAVMEDLRAVGCDILTIGQYLQPSPKHLPLQEFISPDQFQTWQELGEKMGFLQVVSSPLTRSSYHAEQVRQLMERYPRTVPFLETSSET; this is encoded by the coding sequence GTGGTTGTTAAACCCGATTGGTTAAGGGTCAAAGCTCCCCAGTGGCAGCGGGTGGGTGCGGTCAAGGAGCTATTGCGGGATTTGAGCTTAAATACTGTCTGTGAAGAGGCTTCCTGTCCCAATATCGGCGAGTGCTTTAACCATGGCACGGCTACCTTTTTGATTATGGGCCCCGCATGTACCCGTGCCTGTCCCTACTGCGACATTGATTTCGAGAAAAAACCCCAACCCCTTGATGACAGCGAATCCTTGCGCTTAGCGGAAGCCGTGCGGCGGATGAACCTGAACCATGTAGTCATAACCTCAGTGAATCGGGATGATCTAGGGGATGGTGGGGCCAGTCAGTTTGTCGCCTGTATTGCGGCCATTCGCGGGCAGATGCCCCAAACCACCATTGAGGTGCTAATTCCAGATCTATGCGGGAATGGGTCAGCCCTAGAAACCATTTTGGCGGCTCAACCCCAGGTTCTCAACCACAATACGGAAACGGTTCCCCGGCTCTACCGTCGGGTTCGCCCCCAGGGAGATTATCAGCGCAGCCTTGACCTGCTAGAGCGCGTCCATCACCAAGCTCCCTGGATCTATAGTAAGTCAGGGATTATGGTGGGTCTGGGGGAAACGCCCCAGGAAGTGGAAGCGGTTATGGAAGATTTACGGGCAGTGGGCTGTGATATTCTCACCATTGGCCAATACTTGCAACCGAGTCCAAAACATTTACCCTTGCAAGAATTTATATCCCCTGACCAATTCCAGACCTGGCAAGAGTTGGGGGAAAAAATGGGCTTTTTGCAGGTTGTGTCCTCCCCCCTAACCCGTAGTTCCTACCATGCGGAACAGGTTCGTCAATTAATGGAACGCTATCCGCGTACTGTTCCTTTTTTAGAGACAAGTTCAGAGACCTGA